A window of Mytilus trossulus isolate FHL-02 unplaced genomic scaffold, PNRI_Mtr1.1.1.hap1 h1tg000138l__unscaffolded, whole genome shotgun sequence contains these coding sequences:
- the LOC134700427 gene encoding uncharacterized protein LOC134700427, protein MRVEFEELWKHQASQDKRIHELELTIENQNKQIKNLKLRCIDKEENYLNRLFKEDSQFINPNFESEQLVGPQNNQSDILKTQTMEVIHKDGKTSLTSRRHMVKKDRDYKRKRRRMNTDSANTIAFYAYMSTHEGNPGQHQTLIFDVVKTNLGSFYSKHSGVFTTPEQGTYVFTWSIISDFNTDYIFTEIVINSVPFGSILSNSEEVHDDHTTTGIVVAQLNK, encoded by the exons atgcGCGTTGAATTTGAGGAATTATGGAAACACCAAGCATCACAAGATAAAAGGATTCATGAACTTGAACTAACTATTGAGAATCAAAATAAGCAAATTAAGAATTTGAAATTAAGATGCATCGATAAAGAGGAGAATTACTTAAACAGACTCTTTAAAGAAGACTCACAGTTTATAAACCCAAACTTCGAAAGCGAACAATTGGTAGGACCACAAAATAACCAAAGTGATATTTTGAAAACCCAAACAATGGAGGTGATTCACAAAGATGGGAAGACGAGTTTAACGAGTAGACGACACATGGTGAAaaaggacagagattacaaaagaaaaagacGTCGAATGA aTACAGACTCTGCCAACACAATAGCTTTCTATGCTTACATGAGCACACATGAAGGAAACCCAGGGCAGCATCAGACTCTGATTTTTGACGTGGTGAAGACAAACCTTGGATCATTTTATAGCAAACACAGTGGGGTTTTCACTACACCAGAACAGGGAACTTACGTTTTCACGTGGTCAATAATATCAGACTTCAATACTGATTATATCTTTACTGAAATAGTTATAAACTCTGTACCTTTTGGAAGCATACTTTCCAACAGTGAAGAAGTACATGATGATCATACAACTACTGGCATTGTAGTAGCACAATTGAACAAGTAG